A portion of the Sabethes cyaneus chromosome 3, idSabCyanKW18_F2, whole genome shotgun sequence genome contains these proteins:
- the LOC128741548 gene encoding replication factor C subunit 1, whose protein sequence is MSRDIRSFFSAGAKTKKPEAPKPSVTSESTKRKAIVYSDDEQEDSRKISSTSALASASSSKTSTHHKKRRVIDSDDEDKSPTKSDRKSAGSASSQPKLKPVSAADVFSSAPVKRTEVPRPSKKAIKEEIEIHSDEEFEKTLAGLDDSGVIPETPTAKKRRSGDKTSPTKKVIKEERKTNGHGHHHEQQQQHKKVKEEKKTSPEKVKEEKKKSVTPDKRESKSKEGSTPRDKKPVVKKESSTEEGTTPKGSKKSLNDSVVLTDEERFERKRASAMLYQKFKNRGGPAAPGSKEIPKGTPDCLAGLQFVVTGVLESMERDECAQVIKDFGGKVVSAVTKKVTHMVVGEEAGPSKLSKAEEFGIPQLSEDALLDLIREKSGLPSKVSSTPKEKVKVKEEKSPSKEKKRKKTEELELKKKTPEKKHAESSDSRPKLAKIPKIEKSSPEKLKKKESPIKKQSSSETHSSVKREETTYQKDIQSTDNMAWVDKYKPTSVKQIIGQSGAASNVQKLITWLSKWHSNRGKKLARPSLWAKNDDGGFFKAALLSGPPGVGKTTTATLVCQELGFDAVEFNASDTRSKKLLKEEVSELLSNKSLFGYFSGGGKGDKVTHKHVLVMDEVDGMAGNEDRGGIQELIALIKDSHVPIICMCNDRNHQKMRSLVNYCYDLKFNKPRVEQIKGAMMSVCFKEGLKLAPGALEEIIAGTGGDVRQTLNHLALYSASKATGTSLSLDKAKQGAQSARKDVKMGPWDVIRKVFSAEEHKGMSINDKSDLFFHDYSLAPLFVQENYLKVTPKAPKPKHMDLIALTADSLSRGDMVDRRIRSSMAWSLLPLQAMYSSVLPGEYMEGSFSGQINFPGWLGKNSKASKRKRLAQEIHDHTRISTSGSRLSVRLDYAPFLLESIVRPLKQKGSDGVSESLTVLREYHLLREDLESLVELTTWPKKKNPMDGVDGKVKAALTRTYNKEVAPYSYSVMNAVKKKKAEAAADETAEMYGDEEEGENAPVDSDEEKEDDDLENNAFIKVKKKPAGASASSAAGSSKAGGSKAKPAGSSKGKKK, encoded by the exons ATGTCGAGG GATATTCGTTCATTTTTCTCCGCTGGAGCTAAAACCAAAAAACCGGAGGCACCCAAACCCTCCGTCACATCGGAATCAACTAAGCGGAAGGCAATCGTGTACAGTGATGACGAACAAGAGGACAGTCGTAAAATATCATCCACTTCTGCGCTGGCTTCCGCTTCGTCCTCGAAAACTAGCACTCATCACAAGAAACGACGTGTGATCGATTCCGATGATGAGGATAAAAGTCCGACGAAGTCGGACAGGAAATCGGCTGGATCGGCCAGCAGTCAGCCAAAACTTAAACCCGTGAGTGCGGCTGACGTTTTCAGCTCGGCACCGGTGAAACGTACCGAAGTTCCTAGGCCTAGTAAAAAAGCGATCAAAGAGGAAATTGAGATACATTCGGATGAAGAGTTTGAGAAAACTCTGGCTGGGCTGGACGATAGTGGGGTGATACCGGAAACACCCACTGCAAAGAAACGGCGATCCGGTGATAAAACGAGTCCCACCAAAAAGGTGATTAAAGAGGAACGAAAGACTAATGGGCACGGTCATCAtcacgagcagcagcagcaacataaGAAAGTTAAGGAAGAGAAGAAAACATCGCCCGAGAAGGTTaaggaggaaaagaagaaaagtgttACCCCGGACAAGAGGGAGTCAAAGTCAAAGGAGGGTTCTACTCCTAGGGATAAGAAACCAGTGGTTAAGAAAGAGTCCAGTACTGAAGAGGGGACCACTCCGAAAGGATCGAAAAAGAGTCTCAACGATTCGGTTGTTTTGACGGATGAAGAGCGATTCGAGCGCAAGCGAGCTTCAGCCATGCTTTatcaaaagtttaaaaatcgcGGGGGTCCGGCTGCGCCGGGTAGTAAGGAAATTCCGAAAGGTACACCCGACTGTCTTGCTGGATTACAGTTCGTCGTGACCGGTGTGCTAGAATCGATGGAACGAGACGAGTGTGCCCAAGTCATTAAAGACTTCGGTGGCAAGGTGGTTAGCGCGGTGACGAAAAAAGTGACCCATATGGTTGTCGGCGAGGAAGCCGGTCCATCGAAACTGTCCAAAGCGGAGGAATTTGGCATACCTCAACTGTCCGAGGATGCTTTGCTGGATTTAATTCGAGAGAAGTCTGGTCTTCCCTCGAAAGTAAGCTCGACTCCGAAGGAAAAGGTTAAAGTTAAGGAAGAAAAGTCCCcttcaaaagagaagaaacgcaaAAAGACGGAGGAACTTGAACTGAAGAAAAAGACCCCGGAAAAGAAGCACGCAGAATCCAGTGATTCTCGTCCTAAATTAGCGAAAATCCCAAAGATTGAAAAATCTTCTCCGGAAAAGTTAAAGAAAAAGGAATCTCCAATCAAAAAGCAGAGCTCGTCGGAAACTCATTCCTCGGTAAAACGAGAAGAAACCACCTACCAAAAGGATATTCAAAGCACGGACAACATGGCCTGGGTGGACAAATACAAACCAACATCGGTGAAGCAAATAATTGGCCAATCCGGTGCTGCCAGCAACGTTCAGAAGCTGATAACCTGGCTGTCGAAGTGGCACTCGAATCGGGGTAAGAAACTGGCTCGTCCAAGTCTGTGGGCCAAGAACGATGACGGCGGTTTCTTCAAGGCGGCTCTGCTTTCCGGTCCGCCCGGGGTTGGCAAAACCACGACGGCAACGCTGGTCTGTCAGGAGCTGGGCTTCGATGCGGTTGAGTTCAATGCTTCGGACACGCGCAGCAAAAAGCTACTGAAGGAAGAGGTTTCGGAACTGCTGAGCAACAAGTCCCTGTTCGGGTATTTTAGCGGCGGTGGCAAGGGCGATAAAGTTACCCACAAGCACGTACTTGTGATGGATGAAGTGGACGGAATGGCTGGTAATGAGGATCGTGGTGGAATCCAGGAACTAATTGCGTTGATTAAGGACAGTCATGTGCCGATTATTTGCATGTGTAACGACCGGAACCATCAGAAGATGCGATCGCTGGTCAACTATTGTTACGATCTTAAGTTTAATAAGCCGAGGGTTGAGCAAATTAAG GGCGCCATGATGTCGGTTTGCTTCAAAGAGGGTCTCAAGCTGGCCCCCGGGGCGCTGGAGGAAATTATCGCAGGCACCGGAGGTGACGTGCGCCAGACGTTGAATCATCTCGCACTGTATAGTGCGAGCAAAGCCACCGGCACTAGTTTAAGTCTCGATAAAGCCAAACAGGGCGCGCAATCTGCTCGGAAAGACGTAAAGATGGGACCGTGGGACGTAATCCGTAAAGTTTTCTCAGCCGAAGAGCACAAGGGCATGTCAATCAACGACAAATCGGATCTGTTCTTTCACGATTACAGTTTGGCCCCTCTGTTTGTGCAGGAAAATTATTTGAAAGTTACTCCGAAGGCACCGAAGCCGAAACACATGGATCTGATAGCCCTGACGGCGGATAGTTTGAGCCGAGGCGATATGGTTGACCGCAGAATCCGTTCCAGCATGGCATGGTCCTTGCTACCGCTACAGGCAATGTACAGTTCTGTACTACCAGGCGAGTACATGGAAGGCTCTTTCAGTGGTCAAATTAATTTCCCCGGTTGGTTGGGAAAGAATTCGAAGGCTTCCAAGCGTAAGCGACTGGCACAGGAGATACACGACCACACTCGGATCAGCACCTCCGGATCCAGGCTTTCCGTTCGACTGGATTACGCTCCATTTTTGTTGGAATCAATTGTTCGTCCGCTGAAACAAAAGGGATCGGACGGTGTGAGTGAATCACTTACAGTCCTCAGAGAGTACCACCTGCTGAGGGAAGATCTGGAATCGCTGGTCGAACTGACCACCTGGCCAAAGAAGAAAAACCCAATGGATGGAGTGGATGGTAAGGTAAAGGCTGCCCTAACCAGAACGTACAACAAGGAAGTCGCCCCGTATTCCTACTCGGTGATGAACGCGGTTAAGAAAAAGAAAGCGGAAGCAGCAGCTGATGAGACTGCTGAAATGTACGGTGATGAGGAGGAGGGTGAAAATGCGCCAGTGGATTCCGACGAGGAAAAGGAAGATGACGATCTGGAGAATAATGCTTTCATCAAGGTAAAAAAGAAGCCCGCCGGAGCGTCAGCTTCGTCAGCTGCTGGAAGTAGTAAAGCTGGCGGTTCCAAGGCAAAGCCAGCTGGTTCTTCTAAAGGGAAGAAAAAGTAA